One window from the genome of Acinetobacter sp. ANC 7912 encodes:
- the xseA gene encoding exodeoxyribonuclease VII large subunit produces the protein MQDPQFSLKEYLATVQEVVKLTFDTPVWVKAEIRNLNIKGGHYYLELAEKDPDNDQVIASCRATIWKYAAQKIVSQFERESGIEFSRDLNVLIKVKANFDPQYGFSLNIVEIDSSYTLGDIARRYQEIVQRLTAEGLLERNKQLPAPFDLNRILVIAPENAAGLGDFKKDADALAAAQVCEFIYHSATFQGNTAPQSIRQSLAQGLKQWAEDYATAPDLIVIIRGGGAVNDLAYLNDYELAALLCKRSVPIWVGIGHEKDRTILDEIAHRSFDTPSKVIAGIRNHIVERVQEVMSYLQTIQRASRQQIQAYQRQNDQLMALIQSIANAKVTEASKEISQLKTSISNLARQQTRMAQQQIEALLRETLIQNPKTVLSKGYAIVRQQGHAIRSVQELEHEVQVEMQDGTFTAHITQVNPHEQ, from the coding sequence ATGCAAGATCCCCAGTTCTCCCTGAAAGAATACCTCGCGACCGTACAAGAGGTAGTCAAACTCACCTTTGATACCCCGGTCTGGGTCAAGGCAGAAATCCGTAACCTGAACATCAAGGGCGGACACTATTATCTAGAACTGGCAGAAAAAGACCCGGACAATGATCAGGTGATTGCCAGCTGTCGCGCTACGATCTGGAAATATGCAGCGCAGAAGATCGTTAGCCAGTTTGAACGTGAAAGTGGCATCGAATTTAGTCGTGACCTGAATGTCCTGATCAAGGTCAAAGCCAATTTTGATCCGCAATATGGCTTTTCTCTAAATATTGTTGAAATCGATTCGAGTTATACCTTAGGTGACATTGCCCGGCGTTATCAGGAAATCGTACAGCGACTGACCGCTGAAGGCTTGCTAGAACGTAATAAACAGCTCCCGGCACCATTTGATTTGAATAGAATCCTAGTTATTGCACCGGAAAATGCGGCTGGTCTGGGTGACTTTAAAAAGGATGCCGATGCACTGGCAGCCGCACAGGTTTGTGAATTTATTTATCACTCTGCAACTTTTCAGGGAAATACCGCGCCACAAAGTATCCGGCAAAGTCTGGCACAAGGCTTAAAGCAATGGGCGGAAGACTATGCTACGGCGCCCGACCTGATTGTGATTATTCGTGGTGGTGGTGCAGTTAATGATCTGGCATACCTAAACGACTATGAACTGGCTGCCCTGCTGTGTAAACGCAGCGTCCCGATCTGGGTCGGTATCGGTCATGAAAAAGACCGGACTATTTTGGATGAAATTGCCCATCGATCCTTTGATACCCCAAGCAAGGTGATTGCCGGGATCCGTAATCATATCGTCGAGCGTGTGCAGGAAGTCATGTCCTATCTACAAACCATTCAACGTGCTTCCCGGCAGCAAATTCAAGCTTATCAACGCCAGAATGATCAATTGATGGCATTGATTCAAAGTATCGCCAATGCAAAAGTGACGGAAGCTTCAAAAGAAATTTCTCAACTTAAAACCAGTATTAGCAATCTGGCTCGTCAACAAACCCGCATGGCACAACAGCAGATTGAAGCCCTGCTACGTGAAACCCTGATTCAGAATCCAAAAACAGTACTGTCCAAAGGTTATGCCATTGTCCGTCAGCAAGGCCATGCCATCCGTTCTGTGCAGGAATTGGAACACGAGGTTCAGGTCGAAATGCAGGATGGTACCTTTACAGCCCACATTACCCAGGTAAATCCCCATGAGCAATGA
- the xseB gene encoding exodeoxyribonuclease VII small subunit, which yields MSNDNTLSFKEGYEILKRNAELLDAQQEPDIDNLMKIVEESMTAYKACKTRVDAVQQALDETFKE from the coding sequence ATGAGCAATGACAACACTTTAAGCTTTAAAGAAGGCTATGAAATCCTAAAACGAAATGCAGAACTGCTTGATGCCCAGCAGGAACCGGATATTGATAATCTGATGAAAATTGTTGAGGAATCTATGACTGCTTATAAAGCCTGTAAAACACGTGTGGATGCCGTACAACAGGCACTAGATGAAACTTTTAAGGAATAA
- a CDS encoding IS4-like element ISAbe18 family transposase — protein MSHQNTVFHELIKPVVRQDFEQLAKVHHVGQKFRAASRWDQFIAILMSQFSCRQSLRDIQSNLECQQEKLSHLGAKSIPRSTLARINEQQPAALYQQLFYKLLKYYEHSKVAHKFRFKNPLYSLDASHINLSLSLCEWAKVHDSKASMKLSIGLNHSNDIPEFVAVENGKENDMVQGRKFQFPAGSIVVFDKGYVDYQWYANLTAQNIGFVTRFRPKSVYQVIQQHPVLESKGILKDETIQLNSAHALKRKAPVLRRIEYRDQQSGKHFSFLSNNFHLAASTIAAIYKDRWKVELFFKAIKQNLKLKAFLGRSRNAIQTQIWIAMIAYLLVSFAQHLGKTGWTVQRLLRIIQVNLFERRTLKALFSPDKIPIKQEEAQMSFLL, from the coding sequence TTGTCACATCAGAATACCGTATTTCATGAGCTAATTAAACCTGTTGTGCGACAGGATTTTGAACAACTTGCTAAAGTACACCATGTTGGACAGAAATTTAGAGCGGCTTCCCGGTGGGATCAGTTTATTGCCATATTGATGTCTCAATTCTCTTGTAGGCAAAGTCTGAGAGATATTCAGTCCAATTTGGAGTGCCAACAGGAAAAGCTAAGTCATCTCGGAGCAAAGTCTATTCCCCGAAGCACGCTGGCACGAATCAATGAGCAGCAGCCTGCTGCCTTGTATCAACAGCTATTTTACAAGTTGCTTAAATACTATGAACACTCAAAAGTAGCTCATAAATTTCGCTTTAAGAATCCCTTGTATTCCTTGGATGCCAGTCATATTAACCTGTCGCTTTCCTTATGTGAATGGGCCAAAGTTCACGACTCAAAAGCCAGCATGAAACTCAGCATAGGATTGAATCACAGCAATGATATTCCTGAGTTTGTTGCAGTTGAAAATGGCAAAGAAAATGACATGGTACAAGGCCGCAAATTCCAGTTTCCTGCTGGCAGCATTGTAGTTTTTGATAAAGGCTATGTCGATTACCAATGGTATGCAAATCTGACTGCTCAAAACATTGGATTTGTCACACGTTTTAGGCCTAAATCTGTGTATCAGGTAATCCAGCAACATCCAGTGCTTGAATCCAAAGGTATTCTAAAAGATGAAACCATTCAGCTGAATAGCGCACATGCTCTAAAAAGAAAAGCCCCAGTGTTAAGAAGAATTGAATATAGAGATCAGCAAAGTGGCAAGCACTTTAGCTTTCTCAGCAATAACTTTCATTTAGCCGCCTCCACCATTGCGGCGATTTATAAAGATCGTTGGAAAGTTGAGCTGTTCTTTAAGGCGATTAAGCAGAATCTCAAATTAAAAGCGTTTCTAGGCCGCAGCAGGAACGCAATTCAGACACAAATCTGGATTGCGATGATCGCCTATTTATTGGTGAGTTTCGCTCAACATTTAGGGAAAACAGGTTGGACAGTTCAACGTTTACTCAGAATAATTCAAGTGAATTTGTTTGAAAGAAGAACTTTAAAAGCTTTATTTTCACCCGATAAAATACCCATAAAACAAGAGGAAGCTCAAATGAGCTTCCTCTTGTGA
- a CDS encoding IS4 family transposase, which translates to MSLSEHLESTLEHALPSLSHFCELIDLNWIETSLHQTGKASIRRRKLPAEHVVWLVLGLALFRNQPISYVVEQLKLVFGTTDYCVPSAAVQARQRLGREPLAALFSLISQAWFDESQQQYSTFQGLSVCAVDGVVWSMPLTKENFNHFGSSKGKTAVAPYPQVRATCLVNTNTHEIIDAQIGSMDQGELTLANQLSPPAQSITLFDRAYFSADFLIGWQTRGESSHWLMRAKDNLRYDIIKRNSPHDFHIRMPISARAKKLNPALGDYWEARLIEVEQAGKIRRYITSLLDSKTYPLIALAKLYAQRWEIEMCYREIKSNLQEGKHLRSKQPDLIYQELWGVLIAYNVLRRQMKYMAQRAKVSPLRISFHIASIALLNLLRFDSLASAGNLPKHLESLMEKSNRYVIPERRVRSYPRVVKGKPQKYPRKSQSIS; encoded by the coding sequence ATGTCTTTATCTGAACATTTAGAATCCACTCTTGAACATGCTCTCCCATCACTTAGCCATTTTTGTGAACTTATTGACTTAAATTGGATTGAAACATCTCTGCATCAAACAGGTAAGGCATCGATCAGAAGGAGAAAATTACCTGCTGAGCACGTGGTTTGGCTTGTTCTTGGGCTTGCCTTGTTTCGCAATCAACCCATCAGCTATGTGGTAGAACAATTAAAACTCGTGTTTGGTACAACAGATTATTGTGTTCCTAGTGCAGCTGTCCAAGCTCGACAACGTTTAGGTCGAGAACCCTTAGCCGCCTTATTCTCCTTAATCAGCCAAGCATGGTTTGATGAATCACAACAACAATATTCAACCTTTCAAGGTCTTAGTGTATGTGCTGTTGACGGGGTGGTTTGGTCTATGCCACTGACCAAGGAGAATTTTAATCATTTTGGCTCATCTAAAGGTAAAACTGCTGTAGCACCTTACCCACAAGTTAGAGCCACGTGTCTAGTGAATACCAATACTCATGAAATCATAGATGCCCAAATAGGCAGTATGGATCAAGGTGAACTCACATTAGCAAATCAATTATCTCCTCCAGCACAAAGTATTACTTTGTTTGATCGAGCTTATTTCTCTGCTGATTTTTTAATAGGCTGGCAAACACGTGGAGAATCAAGTCATTGGCTGATGCGAGCAAAAGATAATTTACGTTATGACATAATTAAACGGAATTCCCCACATGATTTTCATATCAGGATGCCAATATCAGCAAGAGCCAAAAAACTTAATCCAGCATTAGGAGATTACTGGGAAGCACGTTTAATTGAAGTTGAGCAGGCAGGAAAAATCAGACGTTACATTACTTCATTATTAGATTCAAAGACATACCCACTTATAGCCTTGGCAAAGTTATATGCTCAGCGTTGGGAAATTGAAATGTGTTACCGAGAAATTAAAAGCAATTTACAGGAAGGTAAGCACTTAAGGAGCAAACAGCCAGACTTAATTTATCAAGAATTATGGGGTGTCTTGATTGCTTATAATGTTCTAAGAAGACAAATGAAATATATGGCTCAACGTGCCAAAGTAAGCCCGTTGAGGATCAGTTTTCATATTGCATCTATTGCCCTTCTTAATTTACTCAGATTCGACTCTTTGGCTTCTGCAGGTAATCTACCCAAACATCTGGAAAGTTTAATGGAGAAATCTAATCGGTATGTTATACCTGAGAGAAGAGTGAGGAGTTATCCAAGGGTTGTAAAAGGAAAACCTCAAAAATACCCAAGAAAAAGCCAGTCAATCTCTTAA
- a CDS encoding translocation/assembly module TamB domain-containing protein: MVEENQQPQDAEPENTPLPKKRRILRSILLSVLFSIIFLLGALAVMFSTDRGSKFLLDQVLERQQIIHYEYEGGNLWRGIILRNVLVSLKPVDVKIDRADVTLGWRAIIKREIHLNRADVRNLQIITKNPPNDKPFAFNDIRLPFVLRVDHLDLDHLLIKTHSSNVDFYDVVINEGLWSGTELTFEDTSMNMGYLSVREANGRMDFHGKYPLNATGIVNLPSLNDSLNIRDIHVDARGSLDTIQAGVATNTPDLLTGWAVVHPMRPDVPMFGQLKFKQYHWPILQDQKLFTKDGIADFKGDIKRLDINLNTDLSGQNIPEGQYSVLGYTDLVNQLNISDFNGQLMKGSVSLAGVVGWHERVTWDIAGQVNKLNPKDKVIPQVVQDFLPPMLDAKVASKGTLEKGLHLTGLIDFDKYETWNIKLDQAEAKNNKAQPMLMNVAWKNIDRAVPYVGWLKSESGNVNLALTDGQQDIFVATGVSAHEGALLPPGMYQAKLNLKNNILKVPNFNYSAQSGSLSGNAVVELPDQKRQLKWNAVLDAKDLNTQTIAPALPVDRLNGRVTASGYAKPNQQIINLKGIDLTGRLAGQNETVHLTGSSTAALLFHDEKQGGGFKGYAVHYDGNLNASQFAASKGLLQFKVSGTPSLLRVDEFKHDGIAGKINAHGLVNMANGIGWDLNASLVRFKPQYFASSVKGELSGNVRTRGLWSDALKRIQIEKLNLAGMLNNKPVRGTGNLSMIIDNKQSGFVPRHFEANNLFLSYANNQLQATGNAQNLQLKVNAPALYEIYPGLRGRAYGYVNMQAQPRLRASANLAVDDFAFNNVFSVQKIRVQGQLPTSQNTPTLLTATMENLRSGNRQITKGQISLAGTRAAHVLQLQAENKLTSFYVQLAGGFNAQNNWLGQIQKGDFDSLRTRLVQRQSASVIYNTAQSDLFVGAHCWTSQQSQLCFDQPIRVNKNRASVSFQTRNVDLDDFSAFMPEGIAITGKVNGYAKATWAKGARPKIDAKLVTRNGVVGLAAEDPQYLGQTMKYDEVGLVAKSVAEGLQIRLDVKAPEIGTGYANVIIDPYRDNLPMRGEVAFNQVELKVFKPFIQDVRSLSGTLSYAGKISGTLTKPLLNGQVRVKDGAISMISLPVNLTNVQLYSAVSQDHATINGAFNSGRGVGRLTGSVDWKNEMRVQLHLRGENLLVRQAPLITAVVTPDLTLDMYPFNKKLSLNGSVQVPRALISMPEASKPVVGVSSDVRVVREGQDQLAILRAARPWDIRADISVSLGNQVIFQGFDSRIPLLGRVNLSQRGLETAMRANGAIGVSQRVKIEAYGQSLDLNRAIARFNGPLSNPTLDIDANKSVQGNVVGVRVTGSAASPAIQVYNDAGLSEQEALNALITGRINEGSSALSQTESFRSDVNNTIAAAGISLGLGGTRALTNQIGRTFGLSGLALDAQGTGDDTQVSVTGYITPDLFIRYGVGVFTPVNKLTLRYQINQRLYMEASQSLERAIDLFYNWRF; the protein is encoded by the coding sequence ATGGTCGAAGAGAACCAGCAACCACAAGACGCAGAACCGGAAAATACGCCGTTGCCGAAAAAACGTCGCATTTTAAGAAGCATCTTATTGTCGGTCCTATTTTCGATCATTTTTCTGCTGGGTGCACTGGCGGTAATGTTCTCAACCGATCGCGGCAGTAAATTCCTGCTGGATCAGGTGCTCGAACGTCAGCAGATTATTCATTATGAATATGAGGGCGGGAACCTGTGGCGCGGGATTATCCTGCGTAATGTTCTGGTCAGTCTGAAACCTGTTGATGTCAAAATTGACCGGGCCGATGTTACCTTGGGGTGGCGCGCCATTATCAAAAGAGAAATCCACCTCAATCGAGCCGATGTACGAAATCTGCAGATCATTACCAAGAATCCGCCAAATGACAAACCATTTGCTTTTAATGATATCCGGTTACCATTTGTACTGCGTGTTGATCATCTGGATTTAGATCATTTGCTGATTAAAACCCATAGCAGTAACGTAGATTTCTATGATGTGGTGATCAATGAAGGCTTATGGTCAGGCACTGAACTGACTTTTGAAGATACCAGCATGAACATGGGCTATCTGTCAGTGCGAGAAGCCAATGGGCGCATGGATTTTCATGGTAAATATCCACTGAATGCCACCGGGATTGTGAATCTACCATCCTTAAATGACAGCCTGAACATTCGTGACATTCACGTGGATGCGCGCGGTTCCCTAGATACCATTCAGGCGGGAGTAGCGACCAATACCCCAGATTTGCTGACAGGCTGGGCGGTGGTTCATCCTATGCGTCCAGATGTTCCCATGTTTGGTCAGCTCAAGTTTAAACAGTATCACTGGCCGATTCTGCAAGATCAAAAACTGTTTACTAAAGATGGTATTGCTGATTTCAAAGGTGATATTAAGCGCCTAGACATTAATTTGAATACAGATTTGAGCGGTCAAAATATTCCGGAAGGTCAATATAGTGTGCTGGGCTATACCGATCTGGTGAATCAGTTGAATATTAGCGATTTTAATGGTCAGCTGATGAAAGGCTCGGTGAGTCTGGCTGGTGTAGTCGGCTGGCATGAGAGAGTTACCTGGGATATTGCGGGACAAGTCAATAAACTCAATCCTAAAGACAAGGTGATTCCGCAAGTGGTACAGGACTTCTTGCCACCTATGCTTGATGCCAAAGTTGCATCGAAAGGGACACTGGAAAAAGGTTTGCATTTAACCGGTCTGATCGATTTTGATAAATATGAAACCTGGAACATCAAGTTGGATCAGGCTGAGGCGAAAAATAACAAAGCTCAGCCGATGTTGATGAATGTGGCCTGGAAAAATATTGATCGGGCTGTACCTTATGTGGGTTGGCTCAAGAGTGAATCTGGGAATGTCAATTTGGCCCTGACTGATGGTCAGCAGGATATTTTTGTGGCCACCGGTGTTTCTGCACATGAAGGGGCTTTACTTCCACCGGGGATGTACCAGGCCAAACTCAATCTAAAAAATAATATCTTAAAAGTTCCAAACTTTAACTACAGTGCACAAAGTGGCAGCCTGAGCGGTAACGCCGTTGTGGAATTGCCCGACCAAAAGCGTCAACTGAAATGGAATGCAGTCCTGGATGCCAAGGATTTAAATACCCAGACTATAGCTCCAGCATTACCAGTCGATCGCCTCAATGGTCGGGTCACTGCCAGTGGTTATGCCAAACCGAACCAGCAGATTATCAATCTTAAAGGGATTGACCTGACTGGTCGATTGGCGGGTCAGAATGAAACGGTACATCTGACCGGAAGCAGTACTGCAGCCTTACTTTTCCATGACGAGAAACAGGGTGGCGGTTTTAAAGGCTATGCGGTGCATTATGATGGTAACCTGAATGCCAGCCAGTTTGCAGCAAGTAAAGGCCTGTTACAGTTCAAGGTTTCTGGCACTCCAAGCTTGTTACGTGTGGATGAATTCAAGCATGATGGTATCGCTGGCAAAATCAATGCCCATGGTCTGGTGAATATGGCCAATGGCATTGGCTGGGATCTGAATGCTTCGCTGGTACGTTTCAAGCCACAATATTTTGCTTCGAGTGTTAAAGGTGAATTGTCTGGAAATGTCAGAACCCGTGGCCTGTGGTCGGATGCACTGAAACGGATTCAGATCGAGAAGCTGAATCTGGCCGGAATGCTGAATAATAAACCGGTACGTGGTACGGGTAACCTGTCGATGATCATTGACAATAAGCAGAGCGGTTTTGTGCCACGTCATTTTGAAGCCAATAACCTGTTCCTGTCTTATGCTAACAACCAGCTGCAGGCGACTGGTAATGCACAGAATCTGCAGTTGAAAGTTAATGCACCAGCATTATATGAGATTTATCCAGGGTTACGTGGTCGCGCTTATGGTTATGTGAATATGCAGGCTCAGCCACGCCTGCGTGCTTCAGCCAATTTGGCCGTGGATGACTTTGCATTTAATAATGTTTTCAGTGTGCAGAAAATCCGGGTACAGGGCCAGTTGCCAACGTCACAAAATACTCCGACCTTGCTGACTGCCACTATGGAGAACTTGCGTAGTGGTAACCGTCAGATTACCAAGGGGCAGATCTCACTGGCGGGTACTCGTGCTGCACATGTGCTGCAATTACAGGCTGAGAACAAGCTGACTAGCTTTTATGTGCAGCTGGCAGGCGGCTTTAACGCGCAAAATAACTGGCTGGGTCAGATCCAGAAAGGGGATTTTGACTCACTACGTACCCGGTTGGTACAGCGTCAAAGTGCTTCAGTGATTTATAACACGGCTCAATCAGATCTGTTTGTCGGTGCACATTGCTGGACCAGCCAGCAAAGCCAGCTGTGTTTTGATCAGCCAATTCGTGTAAATAAAAATCGTGCCAGCGTGTCCTTCCAGACACGAAATGTCGATCTGGATGATTTCAGTGCCTTTATGCCTGAGGGTATTGCGATCACAGGTAAAGTGAATGGTTATGCCAAAGCCACTTGGGCCAAAGGGGCGCGACCAAAAATTGATGCCAAACTAGTGACCCGTAATGGTGTGGTCGGTCTCGCTGCTGAAGATCCACAGTATCTGGGCCAGACCATGAAATATGATGAAGTGGGCCTGGTGGCGAAGAGTGTGGCTGAAGGTCTACAAATTCGTTTGGATGTGAAAGCACCAGAAATCGGTACCGGTTATGCCAATGTCATCATTGATCCATATCGTGACAACCTGCCAATGCGCGGTGAGGTTGCCTTTAACCAGGTTGAGCTGAAAGTCTTTAAACCATTTATTCAGGATGTGCGTAGCCTGAGTGGTACTTTGTCTTATGCCGGAAAGATTAGTGGGACTTTAACCAAACCACTGCTCAATGGTCAGGTGCGAGTCAAAGATGGTGCAATTAGCATGATTTCGCTGCCAGTCAATCTCACCAATGTACAGCTGTATTCTGCAGTGAGTCAGGATCATGCCACAATCAATGGCGCATTTAACAGTGGCCGTGGTGTAGGCCGTTTGACTGGTTCAGTGGACTGGAAAAATGAAATGCGAGTGCAGCTGCATCTGAGAGGCGAGAACCTGTTAGTCCGTCAAGCACCTCTGATCACAGCAGTCGTGACTCCAGACTTAACTCTGGATATGTATCCATTTAATAAAAAACTGAGCCTAAATGGTTCGGTGCAAGTACCACGTGCGCTGATTTCGATGCCGGAAGCTTCGAAACCGGTGGTGGGGGTATCTTCCGATGTGCGAGTGGTACGCGAAGGTCAAGATCAGCTAGCCATTCTTCGCGCAGCGCGTCCTTGGGATATTCGTGCTGATATTTCCGTTTCACTGGGCAATCAGGTGATTTTCCAGGGCTTTGATAGCCGTATTCCATTGTTGGGTCGTGTGAATCTGTCTCAACGTGGTCTGGAAACTGCAATGCGTGCCAATGGTGCAATTGGTGTCTCTCAACGTGTAAAGATTGAAGCTTATGGTCAGAGTCTGGATTTGAACCGTGCCATTGCCCGTTTCAATGGCCCACTCTCCAATCCAACTCTGGATATTGATGCCAATAAATCCGTTCAAGGTAACGTCGTCGGTGTACGTGTTACCGGTTCAGCTGCCAGCCCGGCGATTCAAGTCTATAACGATGCTGGCTTGTCCGAGCAGGAAGCATTAAATGCGCTGATTACAGGTCGTATCAATGAAGGTAGTTCCGCACTGAGTCAGACTGAAAGCTTTAGATCGGATGTGAACAATACTATTGCTGCAGCCGGCATTAGTCTGGGCTTGGGCGGAACACGTGCCTTGACCAACCAGATCGGGCGTACTTTTGGTTTAAGTGGTCTGGCCCTGGATGCGCAGGGTACTGGTGATGATACACAGGTATCCGTAACGGGTTATATTACGCCAGACTTGTTTATCCGTTATGGTGTTGGTGTATTTACTCCGGTAAACAAACTGACCTTGCGTTATCAGATCAATCAGCGTTTATATATGGAAGCCAGTCAGTCACTCGAACGGGCGATCGACTTGTTCTATAACTGGCGTTTCTAA